One Thermoanaerobacterales bacterium genomic window carries:
- the tsaB gene encoding tRNA (adenosine(37)-N6)-threonylcarbamoyltransferase complex dimerization subunit type 1 TsaB, translated as MLVLGIETTGPVLSVGLTDGRQPLAETSLYGARIHSVRLLPAIKDLLAAAGRTCGDLTGVAVSRGPGSFTGLRIGLTVAKTLAQVLSLPAVGVSSLDVLAYPLTRNGGAAMALVPARRGEVYAALYEGPGEEPVVGPRNMDLAQLLTALADIPEGPLLCVGEAAALYAGELRQALGGRLRLVPPALNHPRGAVVAQLGVEHLARGEADDPLQLQPVYLRLSAAEMAWQARCRGEQA; from the coding sequence TTGCTCGTCCTGGGAATTGAGACTACCGGCCCGGTGCTGAGCGTGGGCCTGACGGATGGGCGGCAGCCGCTCGCCGAGACGTCCCTTTACGGCGCGCGTATCCACTCCGTGCGTCTCCTGCCGGCCATTAAGGACTTGCTTGCCGCCGCGGGCCGTACCTGCGGCGATCTCACGGGTGTCGCGGTCTCCCGCGGACCGGGGTCTTTTACCGGACTGCGCATCGGCCTGACCGTGGCCAAGACCCTGGCCCAGGTCCTATCCCTGCCCGCGGTGGGCGTGTCCTCCCTGGACGTGCTGGCCTATCCCTTAACCCGGAACGGAGGGGCGGCAATGGCCCTGGTGCCCGCCCGCAGGGGCGAGGTCTACGCCGCGCTTTACGAAGGCCCCGGGGAGGAACCCGTGGTGGGGCCGCGAAACATGGACCTGGCGCAACTGCTCACCGCGCTTGCCGACATTCCCGAAGGTCCCCTGCTATGCGTCGGCGAGGCGGCGGCGCTTTACGCCGGTGAACTGCGGCAGGCCCTGGGCGGGCGGCTGCGGCTGGTCCCGCCGGCCCTGAACCATCCTCGCGGCGCCGTGGTCGCTCAACTGGGGGTGGAACATCTCGCCCGGGGCGAGGCGGATGACCCTCTGCAACTGCAGCCCGTATACCTGCGCCTGTCGGCGGCCGAGATGGCATGGCAGGCACGCTGCCGGGGGGAGCAAGCCTGA
- the tsaE gene encoding tRNA (adenosine(37)-N6)-threonylcarbamoyltransferase complex ATPase subunit type 1 TsaE codes for MRTGSPEETLALGAALGQLLRPGDLLCLSGDLGAGKTAFAQGVARGLGVEGPVTSPTFIIVNEYEGRLPFYHFDVYRLDDPEEITLLGFDDYLEGNGVTLIEWAERIERALPEERLGIKIERDGETGRVFTFDARGSRYTRLVEELSRIARPGN; via the coding sequence GTGAGGACGGGCTCCCCGGAAGAGACACTGGCCCTCGGCGCGGCCCTCGGGCAACTCTTGCGCCCCGGTGACCTCCTGTGCCTTTCGGGGGACCTCGGCGCGGGAAAAACGGCCTTCGCCCAGGGAGTGGCACGGGGGCTGGGGGTGGAAGGCCCGGTGACCAGCCCGACCTTTATCATCGTGAACGAGTACGAGGGCCGGCTGCCCTTTTATCACTTTGACGTTTACCGCCTGGATGACCCCGAAGAGATCACCCTTCTCGGTTTCGACGACTACCTGGAGGGAAACGGGGTTACCTTGATTGAATGGGCGGAACGTATCGAGAGGGCCCTGCCGGAGGAACGGCTGGGCATCAAGATCGAGCGGGACGGCGAGACGGGGCGGGTTTTCACCTTTGACGCCCGGGGTTCCCGCTACACCAGGCTGGTCGAGGAGTTGAGCCGGATTGCTCGTCCTGGGAATTGA
- the thiL gene encoding thiamine-phosphate kinase — MRLGEIGEEGLIKRWARGLRLSAGVVRGVGDDAAVLCAPEGELLLFTTDMLVEGVHFTPALVPYRDLGYKALAVNVSDIAAMGGTPRWAVVSLGLPPGAAVEDLDAFYAGLSEAAEAFGVSIVGGDTVRSPRDLVVNVALLGGAAPDRVLYRSGARPGDAVFVTGSIGAAAAGLFLLQHPVPECPEEVQAVLVHAHRRPVPRVAAGSALAAGGAVTALADLSDGLATDLARICAASGTGALVRARDLPVSPEARLLARLAGTDPLEWALYGGEDYELVGTARPEDLPRLRATLAAIGVPLAAVGEVRPREAGLYLRDETGRERPLSPGGYQHFPGNEAR, encoded by the coding sequence ATGCGGCTTGGAGAAATCGGGGAAGAAGGCCTGATCAAGCGCTGGGCCCGGGGATTGCGGCTGTCTGCGGGCGTCGTCCGGGGCGTGGGGGACGACGCCGCCGTCCTCTGCGCCCCGGAAGGCGAACTGCTGCTCTTTACGACCGACATGCTGGTCGAAGGCGTGCACTTCACCCCGGCCCTTGTCCCCTACCGAGACCTGGGTTACAAGGCCCTGGCCGTGAACGTCAGCGACATCGCCGCCATGGGCGGTACGCCGCGCTGGGCCGTGGTCAGCCTGGGCCTGCCCCCCGGGGCCGCCGTGGAAGACCTGGACGCCTTTTACGCGGGGCTGAGCGAGGCGGCGGAGGCCTTCGGGGTGAGCATCGTCGGCGGGGATACCGTCCGCAGCCCCCGGGACCTGGTGGTGAACGTCGCCCTCCTGGGCGGCGCCGCACCCGACCGCGTCCTTTACCGTTCCGGGGCGCGTCCCGGGGACGCGGTCTTCGTTACCGGGAGCATCGGCGCCGCGGCCGCCGGCCTGTTCCTGCTGCAACACCCGGTACCCGAGTGTCCCGAAGAGGTGCAAGCGGTCCTCGTCCACGCCCATCGCCGGCCCGTGCCGCGGGTGGCCGCCGGTTCGGCGCTGGCCGCCGGCGGGGCCGTCACGGCGCTGGCCGATCTGAGCGACGGGCTGGCCACCGACCTGGCCCGGATTTGCGCGGCCAGCGGGACCGGCGCCCTGGTCCGCGCGCGGGACCTGCCCGTGAGCCCCGAGGCGCGGCTCCTGGCCCGGCTGGCCGGGACCGACCCCCTGGAATGGGCGCTCTACGGGGGCGAGGACTACGAACTGGTAGGTACCGCCCGTCCGGAGGACCTGCCCCGCTTGCGCGCGACCCTTGCCGCCATAGGCGTGCCACTGGCCGCGGTGGGTGAGGTTCGTCCCCGGGAGGCCGGCCTATACCTTCGGGATGAAACGGGCCGGGAAAGGCCCCTTTCACCCGGGGGGTACCAGCATTTCCCCGGGAACGAGGCGAGGTGA
- the rimI gene encoding ribosomal protein S18-alanine N-acetyltransferase, producing the protein MVTFQPLSIEHLDAIEEIEKKSFPTPWPRQTFEFEILYNDLAHYLVAVCEGRVAGYGGFWMVLDEAHVTNVAVHPTFRGRKIGRALMVALMQRAVALGADRMTLEVRPSNTIARNLYTSLGFSETYRRRGYYQDNNEDAIVMWNNCLTRTLKPRA; encoded by the coding sequence ATGGTGACCTTTCAACCACTCTCCATCGAGCACCTGGACGCCATAGAGGAGATCGAGAAGAAGTCGTTCCCGACCCCTTGGCCGCGGCAGACCTTCGAGTTCGAGATCCTTTATAACGACCTGGCACACTACCTTGTGGCCGTCTGTGAAGGCCGGGTGGCCGGCTACGGAGGTTTCTGGATGGTGCTCGACGAGGCGCACGTTACCAATGTCGCCGTTCACCCCACCTTCCGCGGCCGCAAAATCGGCCGGGCGCTCATGGTAGCGTTGATGCAGCGCGCCGTCGCGCTGGGCGCCGACCGTATGACCCTTGAAGTCCGCCCGTCCAACACTATCGCCCGCAATCTGTACACCAGCCTTGGTTTTAGCGAGACGTACCGCCGCAGGGGCTATTACCAGGACAACAATGAGGACGCCATTGTCATGTGGAACAACTGCCTGACCCGCACATTAAAGCCCAGAGCGTAG
- a CDS encoding YmaF family protein encodes MGRQDLASLISLIALSSGEGTAGKSHVHIFEGTMDEAGGHRHVYAGVTGVATGPEEAHTHPLTGLSDIAGRHLHRLEGVTGPACYQPDGGHTHQYNGRTLESDGHTHSFAGETSGERPA; translated from the coding sequence GTGGGCAGACAGGACCTTGCCTCACTCATCTCGCTGATCGCCCTATCCTCCGGGGAAGGTACGGCTGGGAAGTCCCACGTGCATATTTTTGAGGGAACGATGGATGAGGCCGGGGGTCACCGGCATGTCTATGCCGGGGTGACCGGGGTGGCGACCGGGCCCGAGGAAGCCCATACCCATCCCCTGACCGGCTTAAGTGACATCGCCGGCCGGCATTTACACCGTCTGGAGGGCGTAACGGGCCCCGCTTGTTACCAGCCGGACGGCGGGCACACCCATCAATACAACGGCCGGACCCTGGAAAGCGATGGGCATACCCATTCCTTCGCCGGAGAGACCAGCGGGGAACGCCCGGCCTGA
- a CDS encoding DUF6504 family protein, which translates to MPRLIDRPVTVSVSACGLPECFSWRGRTYRVTRLLDLWRETGRWWAGERPRFFYRVAAGEKGVFELYREEGAPAWYLYKAYD; encoded by the coding sequence ATGCCCCGGCTGATCGACCGTCCGGTGACGGTAAGCGTCTCCGCATGCGGCCTGCCGGAGTGCTTTTCCTGGCGGGGGCGGACCTACCGGGTGACCCGGCTCCTGGATTTATGGCGGGAAACGGGCCGCTGGTGGGCGGGGGAGAGGCCCCGCTTCTTCTACCGGGTGGCCGCCGGGGAGAAAGGGGTCTTTGAGCTTTACCGGGAGGAAGGCGCGCCGGCCTGGTATCTGTATAAGGCGTATGACTGA